From Deinococcus terrestris, the proteins below share one genomic window:
- the secE gene encoding preprotein translocase subunit SecE — protein MNLMQYLRDSRAELAKVTWPTRQGVIEGTQAVLIFVVALTLIVFAMDSLFGFLVRAALP, from the coding sequence ATGAATCTGATGCAGTATTTGCGGGATTCCCGCGCCGAACTCGCCAAGGTCACCTGGCCGACCCGCCAGGGAGTCATCGAGGGCACGCAGGCCGTGCTGATCTTTGTGGTGGCGCTGACCCTGATTGTGTTCGCGATGGACTCCCTGTTCGGCTTCCTCGT